Proteins co-encoded in one Bacillus sp. FSL H8-0547 genomic window:
- the yycF gene encoding response regulator YycF, translating to MEKKILVVDDEKPIADILQFNLKKEGYDVYCAYDGNEALEMVEEVQPDLILLDIMLPNKDGMEVCREVRKKYEIPIIMLTAKDSEIDKVLGLELGADDYVTKPFSTRELLARVKANLRRLQALPPEQQSDKNEIEIGSLTIHPDAYVVSKRGETIELTHREFELLHYLAKHIGQVMTREHLLQTVWGYDYFGDVRTVDVTVRRLREKIEDNPSHPTWIVTRRGVGYYLRNPEQE from the coding sequence GTGGAAAAGAAAATCTTAGTTGTCGATGATGAAAAGCCGATTGCAGATATTCTGCAGTTTAACTTAAAAAAAGAGGGCTACGACGTTTATTGCGCTTATGATGGAAACGAAGCGCTTGAAATGGTCGAAGAAGTGCAGCCTGACTTAATCCTATTAGATATTATGCTTCCGAACAAAGACGGCATGGAAGTCTGCCGCGAGGTCCGTAAAAAATATGAAATTCCGATTATTATGCTGACGGCAAAAGACTCGGAAATTGATAAAGTGCTTGGACTTGAGCTCGGAGCGGATGACTATGTGACGAAGCCTTTCAGCACAAGAGAACTGCTTGCACGCGTCAAAGCAAACTTAAGAAGACTTCAGGCGCTGCCTCCAGAGCAGCAGTCAGATAAAAACGAAATCGAAATCGGTTCCCTCACGATTCACCCCGATGCTTATGTAGTATCAAAACGCGGGGAAACAATCGAACTGACACACCGCGAGTTCGAACTGCTTCATTATTTGGCCAAGCATATCGGACAGGTCATGACCCGCGAGCATCTTCTCCAGACTGTGTGGGGCTATGATTATTTCGGCGATGTGCGCACAGTCGACGTCACGGTCCGCAGACTTCGGGAAAAAATCGAAGATAACCCAAGTCATCCAACATGGATTGTGACAAGACGAGGTGTCGGGTACTACCTGCGTAACCCTGAACAGGAGTAG
- the walK gene encoding cell wall metabolism sensor histidine kinase WalK: protein MNKVGFFRSIHFKFVMVYVLLIMIAMQIIGVYFVQQLERSLTENFNTSITQRINFINYSIEQEMSKERTEDPTGTLPTLEEDITAILKDFAKDEIQEIRVIDKNSRVIATSDPNNSDIIGKRTTEVLVKRTLVFEKPDEKVYIDKPTSRRVKISSTPIKNINQETIGALYLVASMEEVFSQMRVINGILATGTGISLAITALLGVFLARTITRPMSDMRKQALELAKGNFSRKVRVYGEDEIGQLAVTFNNLTDKLEEAQASTEGERKKLASVIAHMTDGVIATNRAGDVILVNSPAIEMLNVSRETVLDVPITKVLGIDDEYTFDSLIDQQDSLILDASTEDKPYILKVNFSTIQQEQKRITGLIAVIYDITEQEKIDEERREFVANVSHELRTPLTTMRSYLEALADGAWEDRDIAPQFLNVTQNETERMIRLVNDLLQLSKLDSKDYRINKEWVNFTAFFNQIIDRFEMTKEQHVSFLRDLPEEKLYVDIDPDKITQVLDNIISNALKYSPEGGLITFKTEIMDDMLQISVTDQGMGIPKGTEHKIFERFYRVDKARTRKLGGTGLGLAIAKEMIGAHDGEIWAESVEGKGTTILFTLPFTRDQEDEWDES, encoded by the coding sequence ATGAACAAAGTCGGTTTTTTCAGATCCATCCATTTCAAATTCGTCATGGTCTATGTACTCCTGATCATGATTGCCATGCAGATTATCGGTGTTTATTTCGTTCAGCAGCTTGAACGGTCCCTCACCGAAAATTTCAATACATCCATTACGCAGCGAATCAATTTCATCAACTACAGCATCGAGCAGGAAATGTCCAAGGAGAGGACGGAGGATCCGACCGGAACTCTCCCCACTCTTGAAGAAGACATCACCGCCATACTAAAGGATTTCGCAAAGGATGAAATCCAGGAAATCCGTGTCATCGATAAAAACAGCCGCGTCATTGCAACATCAGATCCGAACAACAGCGACATTATCGGCAAGCGTACGACGGAAGTGCTTGTGAAACGAACGCTTGTCTTTGAAAAGCCTGATGAAAAAGTCTATATAGATAAACCAACAAGCAGGCGCGTGAAAATTTCTTCTACACCGATTAAAAACATCAATCAGGAAACGATTGGCGCCCTCTATCTGGTCGCATCAATGGAAGAAGTCTTCTCCCAAATGCGCGTCATCAACGGGATTCTCGCGACCGGAACCGGTATTTCCTTGGCAATTACGGCACTTCTCGGGGTCTTTCTTGCAAGAACGATTACAAGACCGATGTCCGATATGCGAAAGCAGGCATTGGAGCTTGCGAAGGGGAACTTTTCTCGAAAAGTCCGCGTTTACGGCGAGGATGAAATCGGCCAGCTTGCGGTGACTTTTAACAACCTGACAGACAAGCTTGAAGAAGCCCAGGCATCAACTGAAGGCGAGCGGAAAAAGCTTGCATCCGTGATTGCCCATATGACGGACGGCGTTATCGCGACAAACCGCGCAGGCGATGTGATTCTCGTGAACAGTCCTGCGATCGAAATGCTGAACGTTTCACGTGAAACGGTGCTTGATGTTCCAATCACGAAGGTTCTCGGTATTGACGATGAATATACGTTTGATAGTTTAATTGACCAGCAGGACTCTCTCATCCTTGATGCAAGCACAGAGGACAAACCGTACATCCTTAAGGTTAACTTTTCGACGATTCAGCAGGAGCAAAAGCGCATCACCGGTCTGATCGCGGTGATCTACGATATTACGGAGCAGGAGAAAATCGATGAGGAGCGCCGCGAATTTGTTGCGAACGTGTCACATGAGCTCCGGACGCCGCTTACGACGATGCGCAGCTACCTGGAAGCACTTGCCGATGGGGCGTGGGAAGACAGGGACATTGCCCCGCAGTTTTTGAATGTAACGCAAAATGAAACCGAGCGGATGATCCGCCTTGTCAACGATCTTCTGCAGCTGTCAAAGCTCGACAGCAAGGATTACCGCATCAACAAAGAGTGGGTCAACTTCACAGCCTTCTTCAACCAGATCATCGACAGGTTTGAAATGACGAAAGAGCAGCATGTCTCCTTCCTTCGCGACCTGCCGGAAGAAAAGCTCTATGTCGATATTGATCCTGATAAAATTACACAGGTGCTCGACAACATTATTTCCAACGCCCTGAAATATTCTCCAGAGGGCGGACTGATTACCTTTAAGACAGAAATCATGGATGACATGCTCCAGATCAGCGTCACCGACCAGGGCATGGGCATCCCAAAAGGAACAGAGCATAAGATTTTTGAGCGGTTTTACCGCGTGGATAAAGCAAGAACGAGAAAGCTTGGCGGCACTGGACTGGGGCTTGCCATCGCAAAAGAAATGATCGGGGCCCATGACGGTGAAATCTGGGCGGAAAGCGTGGAAGGCAAAGGGACAACGATCCTGTTTACCCTTCCATTTACAAGGGATCAAGAGGATGAGTGGGATGAATCGTGA